A portion of the Calothrix sp. 336/3 genome contains these proteins:
- a CDS encoding dihydrofolate reductase family protein, protein MSKITLFIASSLDGFIARENGEIDWLFTDADYGYTEFYDSIDTIMMGRKTYEQILTFPEYPYPGKTAYVFHRSPHLYNHPDVIFINQNLLDFVPNIIPNSKGIWLVGGGEIFHEFLKLNLIDEIILSIHPIILGTGIRLFLNSPDQINLKLNASQKYDSGLVQIHYTVMK, encoded by the coding sequence ATGAGCAAAATCACCTTATTTATTGCTTCTAGTTTAGATGGTTTTATTGCTAGAGAAAACGGAGAAATTGATTGGCTATTTACAGATGCTGACTATGGATATACAGAATTCTATGACTCTATAGATACTATCATGATGGGCAGAAAAACCTATGAGCAAATTCTGACTTTTCCGGAATATCCCTATCCTGGGAAAACTGCTTATGTTTTTCATCGCAGCCCTCACCTATATAACCACCCAGATGTAATTTTTATTAATCAAAATCTTCTTGACTTTGTTCCCAACATTATCCCCAATAGTAAGGGAATTTGGTTGGTGGGAGGTGGAGAGATTTTTCATGAATTCTTAAAGCTTAATTTGATAGATGAAATTATTCTTTCCATTCATCCCATCATTTTAGGAACAGGAATTAGACTATTCCTTAATTCCCCTGACCAAATCAATTTAAAATTAAATGCTAGCCAAAAATATGATAGTGGTTTAGTGCAAATACACTATACAGTCATGAAGTAA
- a CDS encoding cyclase family protein codes for MKPDNCASSFTLETTQSYLVDQVAPYRNQMDSQPELLLQGLQGLGKLELLALRVPQIWGGKQVNEATFGEFQELVARYSGALAFLQTQHQSAGGMLAASKNTWLQEKYLPHMGTGKILLGVGFSQLRRVSESLPSSSLSIAQQVEGGYQLNGIIPWITGWGLFTEFIVAATLPDGKAVFAIAPLKNTYQPSGGEIIFSAVADLAAMTATNTVSATLKNFFIPEKYVVSVQPAGWIHENDKKNVLRATFLATGCALAGLDIIAAVAHSKSLPFIHDSFNLLQQELTDCRAAIRHTQTASPSDSEASLQLRAWAIDLAARIAHGAVTVSSGAANYQHHHAQTVYREALVHTVTGQTSQVMQATLSRLTRPQSSPSSKTITYSRVIHLSHIIHENIPQWIGDPPVKFITVAQREAQGYYLRGFSLGEHSATHINAPQSFHSDGIGIDEYPATSLVLPAIVIDITDKTSSNPDYALTVADVMQWESKYGKISPQSLVLLYTGWQNKWNNPSAFMNQDAGGISHFPGFSQEVTQFLLEERQIAGVGIDTHGVEPGTDTTFSVNRLLLSKSSIVLENLTNLSDLPPREITLFIGILRLKGGSGSPAAVMAFIP; via the coding sequence ATGAAACCTGATAATTGTGCATCCTCCTTCACCCTAGAAACCACGCAATCATATCTAGTTGATCAAGTTGCTCCCTACCGCAATCAGATGGATAGTCAACCAGAATTACTTTTACAAGGATTGCAGGGGTTGGGTAAGTTAGAATTGCTTGCCCTGCGAGTACCCCAAATTTGGGGAGGGAAACAAGTCAATGAGGCAACTTTTGGTGAATTTCAGGAATTAGTTGCCCGTTATTCTGGTGCATTGGCTTTTTTACAAACTCAGCATCAGAGTGCTGGGGGAATGTTGGCAGCAAGTAAGAATACTTGGCTTCAGGAAAAATATTTACCCCACATGGGTACGGGAAAGATTCTCCTGGGTGTGGGTTTTTCCCAATTACGACGGGTGAGTGAGTCTTTACCAAGCTCTTCCCTGAGTATCGCTCAACAAGTTGAGGGAGGGTATCAACTCAATGGAATCATACCCTGGATAACAGGTTGGGGATTATTTACGGAATTTATTGTCGCTGCTACCTTACCGGATGGTAAAGCAGTATTTGCGATCGCTCCCCTAAAAAATACTTACCAGCCTTCTGGAGGGGAAATTATCTTCTCTGCTGTGGCAGATTTAGCAGCCATGACGGCAACAAATACTGTCAGCGCAACCCTGAAAAATTTTTTCATTCCCGAAAAATATGTCGTGTCAGTACAACCTGCGGGATGGATTCACGAAAACGACAAAAAAAATGTTCTGCGGGCAACTTTCCTGGCTACTGGTTGCGCTCTGGCAGGTTTAGATATTATCGCAGCTGTTGCCCACAGTAAATCTCTACCCTTCATCCATGACAGCTTCAACTTATTACAGCAAGAGTTAACAGATTGTCGTGCGGCTATCCGTCACACTCAAACAGCATCCCCTAGTGATTCGGAAGCATCTCTGCAACTCCGTGCATGGGCAATTGATTTAGCTGCTCGTATCGCCCACGGTGCGGTAACAGTTTCTAGTGGAGCCGCAAATTATCAACACCACCATGCCCAAACTGTGTATAGAGAAGCACTAGTTCATACTGTCACAGGGCAAACAAGTCAAGTAATGCAAGCTACCCTCTCTCGCCTCACCCGTCCCCAGTCTTCACCCAGTAGCAAAACTATTACCTATTCCCGTGTAATTCACCTCAGCCACATTATCCATGAAAATATTCCCCAATGGATAGGAGACCCACCCGTTAAATTTATTACTGTCGCCCAGCGAGAAGCTCAGGGTTATTACTTACGCGGATTTTCTCTGGGAGAACATAGTGCTACACACATAAACGCTCCTCAAAGCTTCCATAGTGATGGTATCGGAATTGATGAATATCCAGCGACATCTTTAGTTTTACCTGCCATCGTGATTGATATCACAGACAAAACGAGCAGTAATCCTGACTATGCTTTGACAGTTGCAGATGTGATGCAATGGGAAAGCAAATATGGAAAAATTTCTCCCCAATCTTTAGTCTTGTTATATACTGGCTGGCAAAATAAATGGAACAACCCATCTGCTTTTATGAATCAAGATGCTGGGGGAATTTCTCATTTCCCTGGATTTAGTCAGGAAGTAACTCAATTTTTGCTAGAAGAAAGGCAGATTGCTGGTGTTGGGATTGATACCCATGGTGTGGAACCGGGAACAGACACAACCTTTAGTGTCAATCGTCTTTTATTATCAAAATCCAGCATAGTTTTAGAAAACTTAACCAATTTATCCGATTTACCTCCCCGTGAAATTACTTTATTTATAGGTATCTTAAGACTAAAAGGTGGCTCCGGCTCACCCGCAGCAGTGATGGCATTTATCCCCTAA
- a CDS encoding hybrid sensor histidine kinase/response regulator: protein MQKNPSILVIDDEPDNFDVIETLLNSEIYDLHYAPNGRKGLEQLDIFQPDVILLDVMMPEIDGIEVCRRIKADPKWQAVPIIMVTALSAKEDLARCLSSGADDFISKPVNSLELRARVHSMLRIKQQYDSLQSFSHLQENTISLLRANLNDLRGNLVRALPHELNTPVNGIFGTIELLSEYYEDMSVEEIQELLEMARNSVLRLERLTQRFLSYLQLELNITDESTMNPIASEEEVIEVKSVITESAHTQAQNFQRLEDLSCHLEDTQVKANRKNLLCILEELLDNAFKFSEPGTPVKVAAKSANNTLHISISNKGRGMTEEQINKIGAFMQFERQTYEQQGLGLGLAIIKKMIALSGGTLAIRSHDNSEMTVQVTLPVSA from the coding sequence ATGCAGAAAAATCCTTCTATCTTAGTCATTGATGACGAACCCGATAATTTCGATGTGATTGAAACCTTACTCAACAGCGAAATTTATGACCTGCATTATGCACCTAATGGTCGCAAAGGACTTGAGCAATTAGACATTTTCCAGCCTGATGTGATTTTGCTGGATGTAATGATGCCAGAAATTGATGGTATTGAAGTCTGTCGTCGTATCAAAGCTGACCCCAAGTGGCAGGCAGTCCCTATCATTATGGTGACGGCACTGAGTGCCAAGGAAGACCTCGCCCGATGTTTGTCCTCAGGGGCAGATGACTTTATCAGTAAACCTGTAAACAGTTTAGAACTCAGGGCGAGAGTTCATTCTATGCTGCGAATTAAACAGCAGTATGATAGTTTACAATCTTTTTCTCACTTGCAAGAAAATACCATTTCTCTACTACGGGCTAATTTAAATGACTTACGAGGTAATTTAGTGCGTGCCCTTCCCCATGAACTGAATACCCCAGTGAATGGAATTTTCGGAACGATTGAGTTGCTGAGTGAATATTACGAAGACATGAGTGTGGAGGAGATTCAGGAGCTTCTGGAAATGGCTCGCAATTCAGTTTTGAGATTAGAGCGATTAACTCAAAGATTTTTAAGCTATTTGCAATTAGAGTTAAATATCACAGATGAGTCCACAATGAACCCCATCGCATCTGAGGAAGAAGTGATTGAAGTCAAATCTGTGATTACAGAATCAGCTCACACCCAAGCCCAAAATTTCCAACGTTTAGAAGATTTATCTTGCCACTTAGAAGATACGCAGGTGAAAGCTAATCGTAAAAATTTGCTCTGTATTCTAGAAGAATTATTAGATAACGCTTTCAAATTCTCGGAACCTGGTACTCCAGTCAAGGTAGCTGCCAAATCTGCAAATAATACTCTTCATATATCCATCTCAAATAAGGGGCGAGGTATGACAGAAGAGCAAATCAATAAGATTGGGGCATTTATGCAGTTTGAACGTCAAACCTATGAGCAACAGGGTTTAGGATTAGGTTTAGCCATAATCAAAAAAATGATTGCTTTATCTGGAGGTACATTGGCAATTCGTAGTCATGACAACTCGGAGATGACTGTACAGGTGACTTTACCTGTATCTGCTTGA
- a CDS encoding lysozyme inhibitor LprI family protein: MPKLPVGCLFILVSIMTIVSDQGIAQTPKVDCKKAVTTVELKFCSQQSYAAADKKLNTVYQQVLKNIKGEQKQLLVTGQQAWIKFRDNNCNFEVYPSRGGTGYEIFRNGCLERLTKQRSQDLQNYLNR, translated from the coding sequence ATGCCTAAATTACCCGTGGGATGCCTATTTATCCTAGTATCTATCATGACGATAGTCTCTGACCAGGGCATCGCCCAGACACCCAAGGTGGATTGTAAAAAAGCGGTAACAACAGTGGAACTGAAATTTTGCTCACAACAGAGTTATGCAGCAGCTGATAAAAAATTGAATACTGTCTATCAACAAGTGCTAAAAAACATCAAAGGAGAGCAGAAACAATTATTAGTTACTGGTCAACAAGCATGGATTAAGTTTCGAGACAATAATTGTAATTTTGAAGTTTATCCTTCACGGGGTGGTACAGGTTACGAAATTTTCCGTAATGGTTGCTTAGAGCGACTCACAAAACAGCGATCGCAAGATTTGCAAAATTATTTAAACCGTTAA
- a CDS encoding NAD(P)/FAD-dependent oxidoreductase: protein MVASLENHQRHQVVIVGGGFGGLYTAKALAKADVDVTLIDKRNFHLFQPLLYQVATGTLSPGDISSPLRAVLSKSKNTKVLLGEVNDINPETQQVIMGDETVPYDTLVIATGANHSYFGNDSWKDLAPGLKTVEDAIEMRRRIFSAFEAAEKETDPEKRRALLTFVIVGGGPTGVELSGAIAELAYKTLQEDFRNIDTSETKILLLQGGDRILPFLAPELSKAAAESLGKLGVAVHTQTRVTNIENDIVTFKQGDEIQEVTSKTILWAAGIQASGIGKILAERTGAECDRAGRVIVEQNLSIKGHKNIFVVGDLAHFSHQNDQPLPGVAPVAIQEGEYVAKLIQKRLQRKTMPAFKYNNHGNLAMIGQNSAVVDLGSIQLTGFFAWIFWLLIHIYFLIEFDNKLLVMIQWAWNYLTRKRGSRLITGKESLELAKAMTHQPTLDTTVKV, encoded by the coding sequence ATGGTGGCTTCACTTGAGAATCATCAACGACATCAGGTTGTCATTGTTGGTGGTGGTTTTGGTGGATTGTATACAGCAAAAGCATTAGCAAAAGCAGATGTAGATGTAACTCTCATTGATAAGCGTAACTTCCATTTGTTTCAACCACTTTTATATCAAGTTGCTACAGGTACACTATCACCAGGTGATATTTCCTCACCATTACGAGCGGTACTCAGCAAAAGTAAGAATACAAAAGTGTTGCTGGGAGAAGTTAATGATATTAATCCCGAAACACAGCAGGTGATTATGGGTGATGAAACTGTACCCTATGACACATTAGTGATAGCAACAGGGGCAAACCATTCCTATTTTGGTAATGATTCCTGGAAAGATTTGGCTCCTGGGTTGAAAACGGTGGAAGATGCGATTGAAATGCGTCGCCGAATTTTTAGTGCATTTGAAGCAGCAGAAAAAGAAACGGATCCGGAAAAACGCCGTGCTTTGTTGACTTTTGTGATTGTAGGTGGTGGTCCAACTGGGGTAGAGTTATCAGGGGCGATCGCGGAGTTAGCATACAAAACTCTCCAAGAAGATTTCCGTAATATTGATACCTCAGAAACAAAAATTTTACTCTTACAAGGTGGCGATCGCATTCTCCCATTCCTAGCACCAGAATTATCGAAAGCAGCAGCAGAATCTTTAGGAAAGCTAGGTGTTGCCGTTCACACACAAACACGGGTAACAAATATTGAAAATGATATTGTCACCTTCAAGCAAGGGGATGAAATTCAAGAAGTTACCTCTAAAACTATATTATGGGCAGCCGGGATTCAAGCATCTGGAATCGGCAAAATTCTCGCAGAGCGTACAGGTGCAGAGTGCGATCGCGCTGGAAGAGTGATAGTAGAACAGAACTTGAGTATTAAGGGACATAAAAATATTTTCGTTGTCGGAGACTTAGCTCACTTCTCTCACCAAAACGATCAACCCCTTCCAGGAGTAGCACCAGTTGCTATCCAAGAAGGTGAATATGTTGCTAAGTTAATTCAAAAACGTCTGCAACGGAAAACTATGCCCGCATTTAAATACAATAATCATGGAAACCTAGCCATGATTGGACAAAATTCAGCCGTTGTCGATTTAGGTTCTATCCAGTTAACAGGATTTTTTGCCTGGATATTCTGGCTATTAATCCATATCTATTTCTTGATTGAATTTGACAACAAACTATTAGTTATGATTCAGTGGGCATGGAACTACCTCACCCGTAAACGTGGTTCGAGATTGATTACTGGTAAGGAGTCCCTAGAGTTAGCGAAAGCAATGACTCATCAACCAACCTTAGATACAACCGTCAAGGTTTAG
- a CDS encoding PAS domain S-box protein gives MQPVSTTAYFDHSPMSPTILTEFDLKSAMILDPLIVSPDTPILTAIAHMSAAQAALSNQANVESHRASSVLVIENHQLVGIFTEWDVVRLCSGKTPVRGMAIATVMTSPVHTIQHSDLTNFYSVLNLFQQHHITHLPIINEQNQVMGMVTDKSILQAMNPLEIYTSMGTLTEKVTQLESEKQDLLQNLNTELELQVRNRTMALEKQVERESLFARIAACMRQRVQAELEERKRTEAILRQSQRRYASLVEGAPVGIFRTDAQGSCLYVNDRWSDITGLSGEEAFGNGWIHALYSEDREKVVAEWQHTIQTNHPFRLEYRFQRPDGHITWVHGQAVVEKGDDEEIAGYIWTITDISEQQAALSELRQAELKLQQLNQDLEKRVLQRTAALQKREAQLQDFFDNAMDLIQSVSPSGKILFVNRAWQETLGYDNDDIQWLSIFDIIHIDSRPHYQEMMQALLDGTACQGMEICFIAKDGREILVEGNVNCQLKDGKAIATRGIFRDITSRKQAEAELNESRKMLQLVLDTIPQRIFWKNRQFRFLGCNQMFARDAGLESPEAIIGLDDFALSWKELAPDYHADDESVMLTKTPKLNIESVQQRKDGSQIWLRTSKIPLHNANGEVIGILGSYEDISDSKQAEQKLQQSNEQLAQANAELARATRLKDEFLANMSHELRTPLNAILGMSEGLEDEVFGTLNQRQKQAILTIERSGRHLLELINDLLDLAKIEAGKLELELQPVAINHLCDSCLPFIKQQALQKRISLKTNIQAHLQDMILDERRMRQVLINLLNNAVKFTPEGGNIILEVKVEPVENGDSIRFSVIDSGIGISEENIKNLFQAFVQIDSSLNRQQAGTGLGLSLVKRIVNLHGGHVSVTSEVGKGSCFTAHLPYKPINKVTISPRFEASLTTEASMPAIRQSGNTTTDSEPVAAPLILLAEDNPANISTITSYLESRGYRFIVANNGKEAIEIAQAQLPDMILMDIQMPGMDGLEATRRIRAQESLANIPIIALTALAMPEDREKCLQAGATEYVSKPIRLKQLLATIQNILY, from the coding sequence ATGCAACCTGTAAGCACAACAGCTTATTTTGACCATTCTCCTATGTCACCTACTATCCTCACAGAGTTTGATCTAAAGTCAGCAATGATTTTAGACCCGCTTATAGTATCACCAGACACACCTATCTTGACAGCGATCGCCCACATGAGTGCTGCCCAAGCTGCATTGTCAAATCAGGCAAATGTAGAATCTCATCGTGCGAGTAGTGTTTTGGTTATTGAAAATCATCAATTAGTCGGTATTTTTACAGAATGGGATGTTGTTCGCTTGTGTTCTGGCAAGACACCCGTGAGGGGAATGGCGATCGCAACTGTGATGACAAGCCCAGTTCACACCATACAACACTCTGATTTGACTAATTTTTATAGTGTATTAAACCTATTTCAACAGCATCACATCACTCATTTGCCAATTATAAATGAGCAAAATCAGGTGATGGGTATGGTGACTGATAAAAGCATTCTACAAGCCATGAATCCCCTGGAAATATATACATCAATGGGGACGTTGACAGAAAAAGTCACGCAATTAGAAAGTGAAAAACAAGATTTACTCCAAAACCTGAATACAGAATTAGAACTACAAGTGCGAAATCGCACAATGGCTTTAGAAAAACAAGTTGAAAGGGAAAGTTTATTTGCCCGGATTGCGGCTTGTATGCGTCAACGAGTGCAAGCAGAACTAGAGGAACGCAAACGCACAGAAGCAATTCTCCGCCAAAGTCAACGCCGTTATGCATCCTTAGTGGAAGGCGCACCCGTGGGAATTTTCCGTACCGATGCTCAAGGCAGCTGTCTTTATGTTAATGACCGTTGGAGTGATATTACTGGACTAAGTGGAGAAGAAGCTTTTGGTAACGGTTGGATTCATGCACTTTATTCAGAAGATCGAGAAAAGGTCGTGGCAGAATGGCAACATACAATTCAGACAAATCACCCTTTCCGTCTAGAATACCGATTTCAAAGACCTGATGGTCATATTACCTGGGTACATGGGCAAGCAGTCGTAGAAAAGGGAGATGATGAAGAGATTGCTGGATATATCTGGACAATTACGGATATCAGTGAACAGCAGGCAGCCCTGAGTGAACTTCGGCAAGCAGAATTGAAACTGCAACAACTCAACCAAGACTTAGAAAAGCGTGTATTACAGCGTACCGCAGCATTACAAAAGCGAGAAGCTCAATTACAAGACTTTTTTGATAATGCCATGGATTTAATCCAAAGTGTTTCCCCCAGTGGAAAAATTCTCTTTGTCAATAGAGCATGGCAGGAAACCCTGGGATATGACAACGATGATATCCAATGGCTTTCTATCTTTGACATTATCCATATAGATAGCCGCCCACATTACCAAGAAATGATGCAAGCATTGTTAGATGGAACCGCTTGTCAAGGTATGGAAATTTGCTTTATCGCGAAGGATGGTAGAGAAATTCTTGTAGAAGGGAATGTCAACTGTCAGTTGAAAGATGGTAAGGCGATCGCTACACGGGGAATTTTTCGGGATATTACTAGTCGCAAGCAAGCAGAAGCAGAACTCAATGAGTCACGCAAAATGCTACAACTCGTTTTGGATACTATTCCCCAAAGAATTTTTTGGAAAAATCGTCAATTTCGTTTTCTCGGTTGTAACCAAATGTTTGCCCGTGATGCAGGGTTGGAATCTCCAGAAGCAATTATTGGTTTAGATGATTTTGCCCTGAGCTGGAAGGAATTAGCACCCGACTACCATGCTGATGACGAATCAGTAATGCTTACCAAAACTCCCAAGCTGAATATTGAGTCCGTACAACAACGCAAGGATGGTTCCCAAATCTGGCTACGCACCAGTAAAATTCCCCTGCATAATGCCAATGGAGAAGTTATTGGTATTCTCGGTTCCTACGAAGATATTAGCGATAGCAAGCAAGCGGAGCAAAAACTCCAGCAAAGTAACGAACAACTTGCCCAAGCAAATGCTGAACTAGCAAGAGCAACTCGTCTCAAAGATGAATTCCTGGCGAACATGAGCCACGAATTAAGGACACCACTCAATGCCATTTTGGGCATGTCCGAAGGTTTGGAGGATGAAGTCTTCGGTACTCTCAACCAACGACAAAAACAAGCGATATTAACTATCGAACGTAGCGGTAGACATCTTCTAGAGTTAATTAATGATCTGCTTGACTTAGCCAAGATTGAAGCTGGCAAACTCGAATTAGAATTACAACCTGTGGCAATTAACCATCTTTGTGATTCTTGCTTACCCTTTATTAAGCAACAAGCACTCCAGAAACGGATTTCTTTAAAAACTAATATCCAAGCTCATCTCCAAGATATGATTTTGGACGAGCGCCGAATGCGTCAAGTATTAATTAATCTACTAAATAATGCTGTCAAATTCACTCCGGAAGGTGGAAACATCATCTTAGAAGTTAAGGTAGAACCTGTAGAAAACGGCGATTCTATCCGCTTTTCTGTCATTGATAGCGGTATTGGTATTTCCGAGGAAAATATTAAGAATCTATTCCAAGCCTTTGTACAAATTGATAGCAGCTTAAATCGGCAACAGGCTGGTACGGGACTCGGACTATCATTAGTCAAGCGTATTGTTAACTTACATGGTGGTCACGTTTCTGTCACCAGTGAGGTAGGTAAAGGTAGTTGCTTTACAGCTCACTTACCTTACAAACCGATAAATAAAGTTACCATAAGTCCGAGGTTTGAAGCTTCCTTGACAACAGAGGCTTCTATGCCAGCAATTAGACAATCTGGTAATACAACTACAGATTCAGAACCAGTAGCAGCACCTTTAATTTTGCTCGCAGAAGACAATCCGGCTAATATCAGTACAATTACTAGTTATTTAGAAAGTCGCGGTTATCGATTTATCGTGGCGAATAATGGGAAGGAAGCTATCGAAATTGCTCAGGCTCAATTACCTGACATGATTTTGATGGATATCCAAATGCCGGGAATGGACGGATTAGAAGCGACTCGTCGGATTCGTGCCCAAGAATCTTTGGCGAATATTCCAATTATCGCACTCACCGCGTTAGCAATGCCGGAAGATCGGGAAAAATGTTTGCAGGCAGGTGCTACTGAATACGTATCTAAACCTATCAGACTTAAACAGCTGCTGGCAACCATTCAAAACATTTTGTACTAA